One Hippocampus zosterae strain Florida chromosome 21, ASM2543408v3, whole genome shotgun sequence genomic region harbors:
- the bcat1 gene encoding branched-chain-amino-acid aminotransferase, cytosolic yields MDTSTMKGDCSVPSFKAAELDIKLSTDPVTHHDVFTFGTVFTNHMLTIEWDASEGWQRPMIRPFENLPLHPACSSLHYGIQLFEGLKAYRGGDNRLRLFRPMLNMERMVRSAKRACLPIFEPSELLECIRKLVEIDQDWIPRSDTASLYIRPTLISTQPILGIQKPDRALLFVIMSLPGSVYQATPKGLSLWADAKYTRAWQGGTGDYKMGGNYCGGLVAQSEGEDNGCQQVLWLYGEDHQITETGNSNIFVHWINEDGEEELATPPLNGIILAGVTRRSILELTRQWGEFKVTERCLNMAQLCGALKQGRVKQVFSSGTACMICSVGEILYMGEHLHIPCQDKRTQLSARILKQMTDIQFGRTPSDWTFLV; encoded by the exons GCAGCAGAACTTGATATCAAGCTATCCACGGATCCGGTAACCCATCATGACGTGTTCACCTTCGGGACAGTCTTCACAAACCACATGCTGACCATCGAGTGGGACGCCTCTGAGGGCTGGCAGAGGCCCATGATTCGGCCTTTCGAGAACCTGCCGCTTCACCCGGCCTGCTCGTCACTGCATTATGGCATTCAG ctgTTTGAAGGTCTGAAGGCTTACCGTGGGGGCGATAATCGACTGCGCCTCTTCAGGCCAATGCTCAATATGGAGCGCATGGTCAGGTCGGCAAAAAGAGCTTGTCTACCA ATATTTGAGCCATCAGAGTTGCTGGAATGCATCAGGAAACTTGTGGAAATCGACCAGGACTGGATTCCTCGCTCTGATACAGCCAGTCTGTACATAAGGCCCACATTGATCAGCACACAG CCAATCCTGGGTATACAAAAACCTGACCGAGCCTTGCTTTTTGTCATCATGAGCCTACCGGGTTCTGTTTATCAGGCGACGCCAAAAGGCCTCTCCTTGTGGGCCGACGCAAAGTACACACGGGCCTGGCAAGGAGGGACCGGAGATTACAAGATGGGAGG gaACTATTGCGGGGGCCTGGTTGCACAGTCTGAGGGAGAGGACAATGGTTGTCAACAGGTTCTGTGGCTGTACGGCGAGGACCATCAAATCACTGAAACAGGAAACTCGAATATCTTTGTCCACTGGATCAATGAGGATGGAG AGGAAGAGCTTGCGACGCCACCCCTGAACGGCATCATCCTCGCAGGCGTTACCCGACGGAGCATCCTGGAACTCACCAGACAATGG GGGGAGTTTAAAGTCACAGAGCGGTGCTTGAACATGGCCCAGCTCTGTGGCGCTCTCAAGCAGGGCCGCGTCAAGCAGGTGTTCAGCTCCGGCACGGCCTGCATGATCTGCTCAGTGGGAGAAATCTTATACATGGGAGAG cactTGCACATCCCCTGTCAAGACAAAAGGACACAGCTGAGCGCTCGTATCCTGAAACAAATGACAGATATTCAG TTTGGACGCACGCCCAGTGACTGGACATTCCTGGTGTAA